A single Endozoicomonas sp. NE40 DNA region contains:
- a CDS encoding NRAMP family divalent metal transporter — protein MSTPAMSSSSSPAASPRLSFSALGPGIMVAAAAIGGSHLVASTQAGAVYGWQLVGLIILVNFFKYPFFQFGARYSAATGESLLAGYARLGKPWLVLFLVLNVFAGVVNIAALLGLTGALATFIVPGVTPPVLAGVAAVISLMIVLRGHYRMVDVVSKWIVLLLAVVTVLATLLAFSQPAAAAPGFVAPTPWTLASLGVLISLMGWMPAPVEVSAMNSVWSRNKFMNRGRPDMRVALFDLNVGFIGTALLALFFVALGARILHGSGVELATSGAAFSRQLADMYGAVIGDWSRWLVITAALCCIYSSTLTCIDGYNRVNKSAIDNLRGEDNPDTESPLLVLLVTSGALGLVLMFPGTMLAMLKFAMIAAFLTTPVFALMNYRLIRASHIPDEHRIGKVLNIWSQAGLAFLFGFSFLFIWWQWLM, from the coding sequence ATGTCTACGCCTGCGATGTCCAGCTCTTCATCACCCGCTGCTTCACCCCGCTTATCTTTTTCTGCACTTGGTCCCGGCATTATGGTGGCCGCTGCTGCCATTGGCGGGTCACATCTTGTTGCTTCAACACAGGCGGGTGCCGTCTATGGTTGGCAACTGGTAGGGTTGATTATTCTTGTTAACTTTTTTAAGTATCCGTTTTTCCAGTTCGGAGCACGCTACAGTGCCGCTACCGGGGAAAGTCTTCTGGCTGGTTATGCTCGCCTTGGAAAGCCCTGGTTAGTGTTGTTTCTGGTTTTGAATGTGTTTGCCGGAGTGGTCAATATCGCAGCATTACTTGGACTGACCGGTGCCCTGGCTACTTTTATTGTGCCGGGCGTTACACCTCCGGTTCTGGCCGGGGTGGCAGCAGTCATTAGTTTGATGATTGTTTTGCGTGGGCATTATCGAATGGTCGATGTCGTTTCCAAGTGGATCGTGTTGTTACTTGCTGTAGTAACCGTATTGGCAACCCTGCTGGCGTTCAGTCAGCCCGCTGCAGCTGCCCCCGGCTTTGTAGCCCCGACGCCATGGACGCTGGCCTCCCTTGGAGTGCTTATTTCCCTGATGGGCTGGATGCCTGCCCCGGTGGAAGTGTCAGCGATGAACTCTGTCTGGAGTCGCAACAAATTTATGAATCGTGGTCGTCCTGATATGCGGGTAGCGTTGTTTGATTTAAACGTTGGCTTTATTGGTACAGCACTCCTGGCTTTGTTCTTTGTGGCATTGGGAGCGCGTATTCTGCATGGTTCCGGTGTAGAACTGGCAACCAGCGGGGCAGCTTTCAGCCGACAACTGGCGGATATGTACGGTGCCGTTATAGGGGACTGGAGTCGTTGGTTGGTGATCACAGCAGCACTGTGCTGTATTTATAGCTCAACGTTAACATGCATCGATGGCTACAACAGGGTTAACAAAAGTGCCATCGACAACTTGCGTGGCGAAGATAATCCCGATACAGAAAGCCCGCTGTTAGTGTTGCTGGTTACATCCGGGGCGCTGGGGTTGGTATTGATGTTTCCCGGCACGATGTTAGCCATGTTGAAATTTGCCATGATTGCGGCTTTTTTGACGACCCCTGTCTTTGCGCTGATGAACTATCGTCTGATTCGTGCCAGCCACATTCCGGATGAACATCGCATTGGCAAAGTATTAAACATCTGGAGTCAGGCCGGTTTAGCGTTTCTGTTTGGTTTTTCCTTCCTGTTTATCTGGTGGCAGTGGTTAATGTGA
- a CDS encoding NAD(P)H-hydrate dehydratase produces MRSLPQELYTADQVRQLDRLAIAGVADHPGIDGFELMGRAADAVFSRLLQHYPQLNHGASLQVFCGAGNNGGDGYLVAALASERNIPVSVTALKNPDELTGDARKAFEHCTIKGVSSVLWRDDSAVTGEILVDAMLGTGLNGEVRGDYKQAIEALNGSGSPVVAVDIPSGLCADTGAVLGAAVQAELTVTFIGTKQGLLTGEGPQLCGTLHFTDLDVPAVAYNSLKPSSIRLDESTLRSLLAPRKRTAHKGNYGHVLIVGGNHGMPGAVIMAAEAAINCGAGKVTVATRAEHLLALAIRRPEVMAAGVNSRTELQFLLHDKTVIVAGPGIGTDPWAFDLVDEALNADVPIVLDADALNLLSGHPQLRRTRKFPMILTPHPGEAARLLQTDTGSVQKDRFTTVASLSETYNACVVLKGAGSLIRHEQQTSLCSAGNPGMAVAGMGDVLSGVIGALLAQGIDVYDAARLGVWLHASGADTLAKQQGETGLLATDTIPFIRQQLNNLTGHPVQN; encoded by the coding sequence ATGCGCAGTTTACCACAAGAACTTTACACCGCTGATCAGGTTCGTCAACTGGACAGGCTGGCAATTGCTGGTGTTGCTGATCATCCGGGGATTGACGGTTTTGAGCTGATGGGGCGAGCAGCTGATGCGGTATTCAGCCGCCTTCTGCAGCATTACCCGCAACTTAATCATGGTGCCAGCCTGCAGGTGTTCTGCGGCGCAGGAAACAACGGTGGGGATGGTTATCTTGTCGCGGCACTGGCTTCTGAGCGCAATATCCCTGTTTCTGTCACCGCGTTGAAAAATCCGGATGAACTCACAGGCGATGCCCGAAAGGCGTTTGAGCATTGCACCATCAAGGGTGTCAGTAGTGTTCTGTGGCGTGATGATTCGGCGGTCACTGGCGAGATTCTGGTGGATGCCATGCTTGGCACAGGGCTGAATGGTGAGGTTCGTGGTGATTATAAGCAGGCGATTGAAGCCTTGAATGGTTCCGGTAGCCCGGTTGTTGCTGTTGATATTCCGTCCGGGCTGTGTGCTGACACTGGCGCTGTTCTGGGAGCTGCGGTGCAGGCTGAACTGACAGTGACGTTTATTGGCACGAAACAGGGATTGCTGACTGGTGAAGGCCCTCAGTTGTGTGGAACGTTGCACTTTACTGATCTGGATGTTCCCGCTGTCGCTTATAACTCGCTGAAACCGTCTTCTATACGGTTGGATGAATCTACTCTCAGGAGCCTGCTGGCCCCAAGAAAGCGAACGGCTCATAAAGGCAATTATGGTCATGTTCTTATTGTTGGCGGCAATCATGGGATGCCGGGGGCGGTGATTATGGCGGCAGAGGCTGCCATAAACTGCGGGGCTGGCAAAGTGACGGTAGCGACCCGGGCAGAACACCTTCTGGCTCTTGCTATTCGCAGACCTGAGGTAATGGCTGCCGGGGTAAACAGCAGGACAGAACTACAGTTCTTACTACATGATAAAACAGTTATTGTTGCGGGACCGGGTATTGGTACCGACCCCTGGGCGTTTGACCTTGTGGATGAGGCTCTGAACGCTGATGTTCCCATTGTGCTGGATGCTGATGCACTGAACCTGTTATCGGGGCATCCCCAATTGCGTCGGACGCGAAAGTTTCCGATGATTCTTACTCCCCATCCGGGCGAAGCTGCCCGGTTGTTGCAAACTGATACGGGGTCCGTACAAAAGGATCGTTTTACCACTGTCGCCAGTTTGTCTGAAACATATAATGCGTGTGTCGTTTTAAAAGGTGCTGGCAGCCTGATCCGGCATGAGCAGCAGACCAGCCTTTGCTCTGCCGGAAATCCGGGCATGGCTGTGGCAGGAATGGGTGACGTATTAAGTGGTGTTATTGGTGCGCTACTGGCGCAGGGTATAGACGTTTATGACGCAGCCAGACTGGGTGTCTGGCTGCATGCTAGCGGTGCAGATACGCTGGCGAAGCAACAGGGTGAAACCGGTTTGCTGGCTACGGATACGATTCCTTTTATCCGGCAGCAGTTAAATAATTTAACCGGTCATCCAGTACAAAATTGA
- a CDS encoding CBS domain-containing protein, with protein sequence MSADNYGCIKPDSKIRDVMQAMTATGFKICLVMDGEDLAGVITDGDLRR encoded by the coding sequence ATGAGTGCCGACAACTATGGCTGCATTAAACCTGACAGTAAAATCAGAGATGTGATGCAGGCGATGACCGCAACCGGTTTCAAGATTTGCCTGGTCATGGACGGGGAAGACCTGGCCGGTGTGATAACGGATGGAGATTTACGACGCTGA
- a CDS encoding N-acetylmuramoyl-L-alanine amidase — protein sequence MSIKPGIFGLLLNRFHRSDSKQKTLKNGRRQFVATGAKLALGLSLLKAEIVLAASRVIRDVRLWRSPDKTRLVFDVSGEVSHKTFTLSNPNRLVIDIKGATRGSSVSTPGLNDTPVKSIRYGVQNKDDLRVVLDLNARVKPESFLLKPYATYGHRLVIDLFDTGTAVPKPVVPPPVSKDRDIIIAIDPGHGGEDPGAIAHGGGYEKDIVLNISRELAKLIDREQGFKAVLVRTGDYYIPLRRRTEIARNAGADLFVSVHADGFTDRRAHGASVFALSRTGATSETARWLAQKENSSDQIGGEGGISLNDKDDMLASVLLDLSMTSTLSASLEVGDKVLRNIGGINRLHKDQVEQAGFVVLKSPDIPSILVETGFITNPEESRKLKTRSHQRAMALKIHKGLRAYFYKKPPVDTLVARLKREGRINTRPDQYVIQAGDTLSEIAQRFDVSLNSLRQANQISSASRIRTGQVLVIPN from the coding sequence ATGTCAATAAAGCCAGGGATCTTTGGGCTATTACTCAACCGCTTCCATCGGTCAGACTCAAAACAGAAGACATTGAAAAATGGTCGTCGCCAGTTTGTTGCCACAGGTGCGAAGCTGGCGTTGGGCCTGTCGTTGCTGAAAGCAGAAATTGTTCTGGCGGCCAGCAGGGTGATCAGAGACGTACGACTCTGGCGCTCCCCTGATAAAACACGGCTGGTGTTTGATGTATCGGGAGAAGTCTCTCACAAAACTTTTACCCTGAGTAACCCGAACCGGCTGGTGATCGACATCAAGGGAGCCACTCGTGGCTCCTCTGTTTCTACGCCGGGCCTGAACGATACGCCGGTGAAAAGCATACGCTATGGTGTTCAGAACAAAGACGACCTGCGAGTGGTTCTGGACCTGAACGCCAGAGTAAAGCCGGAAAGCTTTTTGCTGAAGCCTTATGCCACTTATGGTCATCGTCTGGTGATTGACCTGTTTGATACCGGAACAGCTGTACCCAAGCCCGTTGTACCACCACCTGTTTCAAAAGATCGGGATATCATTATTGCCATTGATCCCGGTCATGGCGGCGAAGACCCGGGAGCCATTGCCCATGGCGGCGGCTATGAAAAGGATATTGTTCTGAATATTTCCCGTGAGCTGGCAAAGCTCATTGACCGTGAACAGGGCTTTAAAGCAGTTCTGGTCCGAACCGGGGATTATTACATCCCGTTACGCCGGCGGACGGAAATTGCCCGTAATGCCGGAGCAGACCTGTTTGTGTCTGTGCATGCTGATGGCTTTACGGATCGTCGGGCTCATGGTGCCTCGGTATTTGCCTTGTCCCGTACTGGTGCCACTTCGGAAACGGCACGCTGGCTGGCACAGAAGGAGAACTCTTCTGACCAGATAGGCGGCGAAGGTGGTATATCCCTGAATGATAAAGACGATATGCTGGCCAGCGTGCTGCTGGATCTGTCGATGACGTCAACACTGTCTGCAAGTCTTGAGGTGGGTGATAAAGTACTGAGGAACATTGGTGGCATTAACCGGTTGCACAAGGATCAGGTAGAACAGGCTGGCTTTGTGGTGCTGAAGTCTCCGGATATTCCATCCATTCTTGTGGAAACAGGGTTTATCACCAACCCGGAAGAGAGCCGCAAGCTGAAAACCCGCAGCCATCAGCGCGCCATGGCCCTGAAGATTCATAAGGGACTAAGGGCCTACTTCTACAAAAAACCTCCAGTGGATACGTTGGTGGCTCGGTTAAAACGCGAAGGACGCATTAATACCCGACCCGATCAGTATGTCATTCAGGCAGGCGATACGCTGTCAGAAATTGCCCAGCGTTTTGATGTAAGCCTGAATTCTCTCAGGCAGGCTAACCAGATCAGCAGTGCCAGCCGTATCCGAACCGGTCAGGTGCTGGTGATTCCCAATTAA
- the tsaE gene encoding tRNA (adenosine(37)-N6)-threonylcarbamoyltransferase complex ATPase subunit type 1 TsaE, whose amino-acid sequence MQEKAMQKNVHKEQVDLLIDDEDAMVKLGTSLAEATEGEAIIYLQGDLGAGKTTLCRGILRHFGHQGAVKSPTYTLVEPYNVNGQLVYHFDLYRLADPEELEFIGGRDYFSEAGVCLIEWPCRGAGALPDADLEVRLDYNLPGRKATIVAGTTRGVTMLARMQEGKCQ is encoded by the coding sequence ATGCAAGAAAAAGCGATGCAGAAAAATGTACACAAGGAGCAGGTAGACCTGCTGATTGATGATGAGGATGCCATGGTTAAGCTGGGGACTTCCCTGGCAGAGGCTACTGAGGGTGAGGCAATTATTTATCTGCAGGGTGATCTGGGGGCTGGAAAAACAACACTCTGCCGGGGCATTCTGAGACATTTTGGGCATCAGGGTGCGGTTAAGAGCCCAACTTACACACTGGTTGAGCCCTATAATGTTAATGGTCAGCTCGTTTATCATTTTGACCTGTACCGTCTGGCAGACCCTGAAGAGCTGGAGTTTATTGGCGGGCGGGATTATTTTTCCGAAGCAGGTGTCTGCCTGATTGAATGGCCATGCCGGGGTGCAGGCGCTCTGCCTGACGCCGATCTGGAAGTAAGGCTGGATTATAATTTACCGGGGCGTAAGGCGACCATCGTTGCTGGCACGACCAGAGGAGTAACGATGCTGGCAAGGATGCAGGAGGGTAAATGTCAATAA